One Cicer arietinum cultivar CDC Frontier isolate Library 1 chromosome 8, Cicar.CDCFrontier_v2.0, whole genome shotgun sequence DNA segment encodes these proteins:
- the LOC101499320 gene encoding inactive poly [ADP-ribose] polymerase RCD1-like, with amino-acid sequence MEANTEKALGRAVLKLKRKRASRHATCPNEALRPVLPQWTSLISPTNNVVKRVRLNRYESKPTYSGTHIGRSLVRYYLNYKKSGRPERLMVYQNGGWMDFPQDVVDLVRKDFDVKKAVVEVELNGKHLVLNFLHMYQMNLITGLQQPIAWIDETGCCFFPENYADSDEGPYDLGNQETEKSHESLFQDPNESNEIKLHLEIEINGVGASNLGECSGESNAVVKHIQIDAKQACNQIDLEIEDSSNKMGNENDGEAVEQNKNVGFNAYNETVYEKLDLDTVQKVFLNGMSSFGRADLVEIYPFSSTLMQSRLELFEKQAEITKHCHGDANVQYAWLASSKGELSTMMKCGLGHCGLSASKCTYGIGVHLAAATCPFASASYCDVDENGVRHLVFCRVIMGNMELLRPGTRQFRPSSCDYDSGVDDIHSPRYYIVWNMNVNTHIHPEFVVSFKVSADVEGLLSRNKSKNNIFGVNSASQGPKSLSRSESSTVDTGITTSLPKAPTSPWMPFPMLFAAITNNVPAKDMELINMHYLHFRAKKMTRDEFVKKLRLIVGDALLRATITSLQRRKIPSQSSCVIKMET; translated from the exons ATGGAAGCAAACACCGAAAAGGCATTGGGTAGGGCTGTGCTCAAACTGAAGCGAAAGCGTGCATCTCGGCATGCTACATGTCCAAATGAAGCTCTGCGACCAGTGTTACCTCAATGGACATCACTAATATCACCAACAAACAATGTTGTCAAACGGGTGAGATTGAACAGGTACGAAAGCAAGCCGACATACTCAGGGACTCATATTGGACGGTCGTTGGTTAGGTATTACTTGAATTATAAGAAGAGCGGGCGGCCAGAACGCTTGATGGTCTATCAAAATGGCGGATGGATGGACTTTCCTCAGGATGTTGTTGACTTGGTTAGGAAAGATTTTGATGTAAAGAAAGCAGTTGTGGAGGTAGAGTTAAATGGCAAGCATCTTGTTCTGAATTTTTTGCACATGTATCAGATGAATCTTATAACTGGATTGCAGCAACCTATTGCTTGGATTGATGAGACAGGGTGCTGCTTTTTCCCTGAAAATTATGCTGATTCTGATGAAGGACCTTATGATCTTGGCAATCAGGAAACTGAGAAAAGTCATGAATCATTGTTCCAAGATCCCAATGAAtctaatgaaataaaattacatttagaaattgaaataaatggaGTGGGTGCATCCAATTTGGGGGAGTGCAGTGGGGAGTCCAATGCTGTAGTCAAGCATATTCAAATTGATGCAAAACAAGCCTGTAATCAAATTGATTTAGAAATTGAAGATAGCAGTAATAAAATGGGCAATGAAAATGATGGTGAAGCCGTTgagcaaaataaaaatgtaggTTTTAATGCTTATAATGAAACTGTATATGAAAAGTTGGATTTGGATACTGTACAGAAGGTGTTCCTTAACGGAATGAGTAGTTTTGGTAGGGCTGACTTAGTTGAGATTTACCCTTTCTCAAGTACATTAATGCAATCGCGATTGGAGCTGTTTGAGAAGCAAGCTGAAATTACGAAACACTGTCATGGGGATGCTAATGTTCAATATGCTTGGCTTGCTTCTTCTAAAGGAGAACTATCTACTATGATGAAGTGTGGGCTTGGTCATTGTGGACTATCTGCATCTAAGTGCACATATGGAATTGGTGTTCATCTTGCAGCTGCTACCTGTCCTTTTGCCAG TGCTAGTTATTGTGATGTTGACGAAAATGGGGTTCGGCACTTGGTCTTTTGTCGAGTAATAATGGGGAATATGGAGCTTCTCCGTCCTGGCACTAGACAGTTCCGTCCCAGTAGTTGTGACTATGATAGTGGGGTGGATGACATCCACAGTCCAAGATACTATATAGTATGGAATATGAATGTGAACACCCACATCCATCCAGAATTTGTTGTTAGTTTCAAGGTTTCTGCTGATGTCGAAG GTCTTCTTTCTCGAAATAAGAGcaagaataatatttttggggTTAATTCAGCTAGCCAAGGTCCTAAAAGCTTGTCACGTTCAGAGTCTTCGACAGTGGACACC GGAATAACAACTAGTTTGCCAAAAGCTCCAACATCCCCTTGGATGCCTTTTCCTATGCTTTTTGCTGCTATCACAAACAACGTTCCTGCCAAGGATATGGAACTTATCAATATGCATTATCTTCACTTCCGG GCAAAAAAGATGACTCGTGATGAATTTGTGAAGAAGTTGAGGTTGATTGTTGGAGATGCTCTCTTGCGAGCTACAATAACTAGTCTTCAACGACGCAAG ATACCATCCCAATCATCTTGTGTGATCAAAATGGAAACCTGA